The following are from one region of the Klebsiella aerogenes genome:
- the rhaB gene encoding rhamnulokinase — MSIRHCVAVDLGASSGRVMLANYDTATRALTLREVHRFTNRLQDVDGYDCWDIDSLEAEIRRGLVTVCEQGILIDSIGIDTWGVDIVLLDKHGQRVGLPVSYRDSRTHGLMTQAIEQLGRADIYGRSGIQFLPFNTLYQLRALVSQQPMLAEQVAHALLIPDYFSYRLTGAMNWEYTNATTTQLVNINSDNWDDELLGWSGAQRSWFGTPTHPGNVIGHWICPQGNRIPVVAVASHDTASAVIASPLAGKNAAYLSSGTWSLMGFESKTPYTSQQALKANITNEGGAEGRYRVLKNIMGLWLLQRVLPEQNVGDLQALIADTAQLPACRYLIDCNDDRFINPANMSAEIQAACAESAQPIPTSPAELARCIFDSLALLYARVLGELAELRGRPFSQLHIVGGGCQNALLNQLCADACGLPVIAGPIEASALGNIGIQLMTLDELHNVDDFRQVVRDNESLTAFTPHSDSEIARFVAQFQQQPTKELCA, encoded by the coding sequence ATGAGTATTCGTCATTGTGTCGCCGTTGATTTAGGCGCTTCCAGCGGTCGGGTCATGCTCGCGAATTATGACACCGCAACGCGAGCGCTGACGCTGCGTGAAGTTCACCGTTTCACCAACCGCCTGCAGGACGTGGACGGCTACGATTGCTGGGATATCGATAGCCTGGAGGCGGAAATCCGCCGCGGGCTGGTAACAGTGTGCGAACAGGGGATCCTGATCGACAGCATCGGCATCGATACCTGGGGTGTCGATATTGTGTTGCTGGACAAACACGGCCAACGTGTCGGCCTGCCGGTTTCCTATCGCGATAGCCGTACCCATGGCCTGATGACGCAGGCTATCGAGCAGCTCGGTCGCGCCGATATCTACGGCCGCAGCGGCATCCAGTTTCTGCCATTCAACACGCTCTATCAGCTGCGGGCGCTGGTCAGCCAACAGCCGATGCTGGCGGAACAGGTGGCGCACGCGCTGCTGATCCCCGACTACTTCAGCTACCGTCTGACCGGCGCGATGAACTGGGAATACACCAACGCCACCACCACTCAACTGGTCAATATTAATAGCGACAACTGGGATGACGAATTGCTTGGCTGGAGCGGCGCGCAGCGCAGCTGGTTCGGGACGCCGACGCATCCGGGCAACGTTATCGGCCACTGGATCTGCCCGCAGGGTAACCGCATTCCGGTGGTTGCCGTCGCCAGCCACGATACCGCCAGCGCCGTTATCGCCTCGCCGCTGGCGGGCAAAAATGCCGCCTATCTTTCATCCGGCACCTGGTCGCTTATGGGTTTTGAAAGCAAAACGCCTTACACCAGCCAGCAGGCGCTGAAAGCGAATATTACCAATGAAGGCGGTGCTGAGGGGCGCTACCGGGTGTTGAAAAACATCATGGGTCTGTGGCTGCTACAGCGGGTGTTGCCAGAACAGAATGTTGGCGATCTGCAGGCATTGATCGCCGACACGGCGCAGCTGCCAGCCTGCCGTTACCTCATTGATTGCAACGACGACCGCTTTATCAACCCGGCCAACATGAGCGCCGAAATCCAGGCCGCCTGCGCGGAATCCGCCCAGCCGATCCCGACAAGCCCTGCCGAACTGGCGCGCTGTATTTTCGACAGCCTGGCGCTGCTGTATGCCCGCGTGCTGGGCGAACTGGCCGAACTCCGCGGCCGCCCCTTCAGCCAACTGCATATTGTCGGCGGCGGCTGCCAGAACGCTCTGCTTAACCAGCTATGCGCTGATGCCTGCGGCCTGCCGGTCATCGCGGGCCCGATTGAGGCCTCCGCCCTTGGCAATATCGGCATCCAGTTGATGACGCTGGATGAATTGCACAACGTCGATGATTTCCGCCAGGTCGTACGCGATAACGAATCACTCACCGCCTTCACCCCCCATTCAGATAGCGAAATTGCCCGCTTCGTCGCGCAGTTTCAGCAACAACCCACTAAGGAGCTTTGCGCATGA
- the rhaA gene encoding L-rhamnose isomerase: MTTQLEQAWELAKQRYAAVGVDAEEALRQLDRLPVSMHCWQGDDVAGFENPEGNLTGGIQATGNYPGKARNAQELRADLEQALSLIPGPKRLNLHAIYLESAAPVARNEIKPEHFKNWVEWAKRHQLGLDFNPSCFSHPLSADGFTLSHANPEIRQFWIDHCKASRRISAYFGQQLGTPSVMNIWVPDGMKDITVDRFAPRQRLMNALDEVISEKLNPAHHIDAVESKLFGIGAESYTVGSNEFYMGYAASRQTALCLDAGHFHPTEVISDKISAAMLYIPRLLLHVSRPVRWDSDHVVLLDDETQAIASEIIRHNLFDRVHIGLDFFDASINRIAAWVIGTRNMKKALLRALLEPTAQLRQLENDGDYTARLALLEEQKSLPWQAIWEMYCQRHDTPAGSQWLENVRGYEKEILNKRG; this comes from the coding sequence ATGACCACTCAACTTGAACAAGCCTGGGAATTGGCTAAGCAGCGCTACGCCGCCGTCGGCGTCGACGCCGAAGAAGCTCTGCGCCAGTTAGACCGTCTGCCGGTGTCGATGCACTGCTGGCAGGGCGACGACGTCGCGGGCTTTGAAAACCCGGAAGGCAACCTGACCGGCGGCATTCAGGCCACCGGCAACTACCCGGGAAAAGCGCGCAATGCCCAGGAGCTACGCGCCGACCTCGAACAAGCGCTGAGCCTGATCCCAGGGCCGAAGCGTCTTAACCTGCACGCGATTTATCTGGAATCCGCGGCTCCGGTGGCGCGAAACGAAATCAAACCGGAACATTTCAAGAACTGGGTGGAATGGGCGAAACGCCACCAGCTGGGGCTCGATTTCAACCCCTCCTGTTTCTCGCATCCGCTGAGCGCCGACGGCTTTACTTTGTCGCACGCCAATCCAGAGATTCGTCAGTTCTGGATCGACCACTGCAAAGCCAGCCGCCGCATATCCGCTTATTTCGGCCAACAGCTCGGGACGCCATCAGTGATGAATATCTGGGTACCGGACGGCATGAAGGATATTACCGTCGACCGCTTCGCCCCGCGCCAGCGGTTGATGAACGCGCTGGATGAAGTGATCAGCGAAAAACTGAATCCAGCGCACCATATCGACGCCGTCGAGAGCAAGCTGTTCGGCATCGGTGCCGAAAGCTACACCGTCGGCTCCAACGAGTTCTATATGGGCTACGCCGCCAGCCGCCAGACCGCGCTGTGCCTGGATGCGGGTCACTTCCATCCGACAGAGGTCATCTCCGACAAAATCTCCGCCGCCATGCTCTACATCCCGCGTCTGCTGCTGCACGTTAGCCGCCCGGTGCGCTGGGACAGCGATCATGTGGTGCTGCTGGATGACGAAACCCAGGCCATCGCCAGCGAAATCATCCGCCACAACCTGTTCGATCGTGTACACATCGGCCTCGACTTCTTCGACGCCTCCATCAATCGCATCGCAGCGTGGGTTATCGGCACCCGCAATATGAAAAAAGCTTTGTTGCGCGCGCTGCTGGAACCGACGGCGCAGCTGCGCCAGCTGGAAAACGACGGCGATTACACCGCGCGCCTGGCGCTGCTGGAAGAACAGAAATCCCTGCCGTGGCAGGCCATTTGGGAAATGTACTGCCAGCGTCACGACACGCCGGCAGGCAGCCAGTGGCTGGAGAACGTACGGGGCTATGAGAAAGAGATTCTGAATAAGCGCGGGTGA
- the rhaD gene encoding rhamnulose-1-phosphate aldolase yields MQTITDSWFVQGMIKATSDAWLKGWDERNGGNLTLRLDEADIAPFKADFHAQPRYIALSQPMPELANQPFIVTGSGKFFRNVQINPAANLGVVKVDNDGAGYFILWGLTDDAVPTSELPAHFLSHCERIKATGGKDRVIMHCHATNLIALTYVLENNSDLFTRKLWEGSTECLVVFPDGVGILPWMVPGTDEIGQATARDMQKHTLVLWPFHGVFGSGPTLDETFGLIDTAEKSAEVLVKVYSMGGMKQTISREELMALGQRFGVTPLASALAL; encoded by the coding sequence ATGCAGACCATTACCGACTCCTGGTTCGTCCAGGGCATGATCAAAGCCACTTCCGACGCCTGGCTCAAAGGCTGGGACGAGCGCAACGGCGGCAACCTGACGCTGCGTCTGGATGAAGCCGACATCGCGCCGTTTAAGGCCGATTTCCACGCCCAGCCGCGCTATATCGCACTCAGTCAGCCGATGCCGGAACTGGCCAATCAGCCGTTTATCGTCACGGGTTCCGGTAAATTCTTCCGTAACGTACAAATCAATCCCGCCGCCAACCTTGGGGTAGTGAAGGTGGACAACGACGGCGCGGGTTACTTCATTCTGTGGGGTTTAACCGACGACGCCGTGCCGACCTCGGAACTGCCGGCGCATTTCCTGTCGCACTGCGAACGTATCAAAGCCACTGGCGGCAAAGACCGCGTGATCATGCACTGTCACGCCACCAACCTGATCGCCCTGACCTACGTGCTGGAAAACAACAGCGACCTGTTCACTCGCAAATTGTGGGAAGGCAGCACCGAATGCCTGGTGGTGTTCCCGGACGGCGTCGGCATTCTGCCGTGGATGGTGCCGGGCACCGACGAGATTGGTCAGGCGACGGCCAGAGACATGCAGAAACACACCCTGGTGCTGTGGCCATTCCACGGCGTCTTCGGCAGCGGCCCGACGCTGGATGAAACCTTCGGCCTAATCGACACTGCCGAGAAATCCGCCGAGGTGCTGGTGAAGGTCTATTCGATGGGCGGCATGAAACAGACGATTAGCCGCGAAGAGCTGATGGCGTTAGGTCAGCGCTTCGGCGTCACGCCGCTGGCCAGCGCGCTAGCGCTATAG
- the fucO gene encoding lactaldehyde reductase, translating to MSFMLALPKISLHGAGAIGDMVSLVASKQWGKALIVTDGHLVEMGLLDSLFSALEAHQLSYHLFDEVFPNPTEALVQRGISAFCKAQCDYIIAFGGGSPIDTAKAVKILSANPAPSTAYSGVGKVKNAGVPLVAINTTAGTAAEMTSNAVIIDAARQVKEVIIDPNIIPDIAVDDASVMLDIPAPVTAATGMDALTHAVEAFVSVGAHPLTDANALEAIRLIHQWLPLAVDDGHHLQAREQMAFGQYLAGMAFNSAGLGLVHALAHQPGATHNLPHGVCNAILLPIIENFNRPNAVARFARIAQAMGVDTRGMSDEAASMEAINAIRALSKRVGIPAGFSQLGISKADIEGWLDNALADPCAPCNPRSANRDEIRELYLEAL from the coding sequence ATGAGCTTTATGTTGGCACTGCCGAAAATCAGTCTGCACGGCGCAGGCGCGATCGGCGATATGGTAAGCCTGGTGGCGAGCAAGCAGTGGGGAAAAGCGCTGATCGTCACCGACGGGCACCTGGTGGAAATGGGCCTGCTCGACAGCCTGTTCTCGGCGCTGGAGGCGCATCAGTTGTCCTATCACCTGTTCGATGAAGTCTTCCCCAATCCGACCGAAGCGCTGGTCCAACGGGGCATCTCCGCGTTCTGCAAGGCGCAGTGTGACTATATCATCGCCTTCGGTGGCGGCAGCCCGATTGATACCGCCAAAGCGGTGAAAATCCTCAGCGCCAACCCGGCACCATCAACCGCCTACTCCGGCGTCGGCAAAGTGAAAAATGCCGGTGTGCCGCTGGTAGCCATTAACACCACGGCCGGAACTGCCGCTGAGATGACCAGCAACGCGGTGATTATTGATGCCGCGCGCCAGGTGAAAGAGGTCATTATTGACCCAAATATCATCCCGGATATTGCCGTCGATGACGCCAGCGTGATGTTGGATATTCCGGCTCCGGTCACCGCCGCCACCGGCATGGATGCCCTGACCCACGCCGTTGAGGCGTTTGTCTCCGTCGGCGCTCATCCACTAACCGATGCCAACGCGCTGGAAGCAATACGTTTAATTCACCAATGGTTGCCGTTGGCCGTCGATGATGGACACCATCTCCAGGCCCGCGAGCAGATGGCATTCGGCCAGTATCTGGCGGGGATGGCGTTCAACAGCGCCGGTCTTGGACTGGTACACGCGCTGGCGCATCAGCCGGGCGCCACCCACAATCTGCCGCACGGCGTTTGCAACGCCATCCTGCTGCCGATTATCGAAAACTTTAACCGTCCGAACGCGGTGGCGCGTTTCGCCCGTATCGCGCAGGCGATGGGCGTCGATACGCGCGGCATGAGCGATGAAGCCGCCAGCATGGAGGCGATTAACGCGATTCGCGCATTGAGCAAACGAGTCGGTATTCCCGCGGGCTTTAGCCAGCTTGGCATCAGCAAGGCTGATATCGAAGGCTGGTTGGATAACGCGCTGGCCGATCCGTGCGCGCCCTGTAACCCGCGTAGCGCCAACCGCGACGAGATCCGCGAGCTGTATCTGGAGGCGTTATGA
- the rhaM gene encoding L-rhamnose mutarotase: protein MIRKAFVMQVNPDAHEAYQRRHNPIWPELEATLKAHGAHHYAIYLDAQRHLLFATVEIESEARWNAIAETEVCQRWWRYMRDVMPTNPDNSPLSAELSEVFYLA from the coding sequence ATGATCCGCAAAGCCTTTGTGATGCAGGTGAATCCCGACGCGCACGAAGCGTATCAGCGCCGCCATAACCCCATCTGGCCCGAACTGGAAGCAACATTGAAAGCGCATGGCGCGCATCATTACGCGATCTATCTCGATGCACAGCGCCATCTGCTGTTCGCAACGGTGGAAATTGAATCGGAAGCGCGCTGGAACGCGATTGCGGAAACCGAAGTGTGCCAGCGCTGGTGGCGCTATATGCGCGACGTGATGCCGACGAATCCGGATAACAGCCCACTGAGCGCTGAACTGAGTGAAGTCTTTTACCTTGCGTAA
- a CDS encoding helix-turn-helix domain-containing protein codes for MTQPISMISKSLVRERSRTGLSLAEVARRAGIAKSTLSQLESGNGNPSLETLWALCVALDIPFARLLEPQASKTQVIRRGEGTKVMAEQANYQAILLAACPPGARRDIYLLLTQPGADRISHPHPPGSVEHIIVTQGRARVGLIDAPEELGEGDYICYPADQEHLFQALVPDTQALLVAEQN; via the coding sequence ATGACACAGCCCATTAGCATGATTTCTAAAAGCCTGGTACGCGAACGATCGCGCACCGGCCTCTCTCTGGCGGAAGTGGCGCGTCGCGCCGGGATTGCCAAATCGACGCTTTCGCAGTTGGAATCCGGCAATGGCAACCCCAGTCTGGAAACGTTGTGGGCGCTCTGCGTGGCGCTGGATATTCCCTTTGCTCGTTTGCTGGAGCCGCAGGCTAGCAAAACCCAGGTCATTCGCCGCGGCGAAGGTACTAAAGTGATGGCGGAACAGGCCAACTATCAGGCTATTTTGCTGGCAGCCTGCCCGCCGGGGGCGCGCCGTGATATCTATTTGCTGCTGACGCAGCCCGGCGCCGATCGCATCTCGCATCCGCATCCGCCGGGTTCGGTTGAACATATCATAGTCACTCAGGGCCGTGCGCGCGTTGGTCTGATCGACGCGCCGGAAGAGCTGGGGGAAGGGGACTATATCTGCTACCCCGCCGACCAGGAGCATCTTTTCCAGGCGCTGGTGCCGGATACGCAGGCGTTGCTGGTGGCGGAGCAAAACTAA
- a CDS encoding AzlC family ABC transporter permease: MRHYFSRLSGDTIKAIILVCLAVGVVGMSYGSLAMAYGFPIWVPFVLSITVLAGASEFMFIGIIASGGNPLAAAAAGLLVNARHVPFGVTVRDLVGARAASLLGCHIMNDESVVFGLSQKTPEQRKAAYWLCGLGVALFWPLGTLVGAGVGKLLPAPETIGLDAVFPAILLALVVPAFKKRTTLIRACSGAVISLAAVPFVPVGLPVLLSLFGLLARKK; this comes from the coding sequence ATGCGGCACTATTTTTCCCGTCTCAGCGGAGACACGATCAAAGCAATCATTCTGGTGTGTCTGGCGGTAGGTGTCGTCGGCATGTCCTACGGTTCACTGGCGATGGCTTACGGCTTCCCCATATGGGTACCGTTTGTCCTGTCCATTACCGTGCTCGCTGGCGCCTCGGAGTTTATGTTTATCGGCATCATCGCCAGCGGCGGCAACCCCCTGGCAGCGGCAGCGGCGGGCTTACTGGTGAATGCCCGCCACGTCCCCTTCGGCGTGACCGTGCGCGATCTGGTTGGCGCCCGCGCCGCCAGCTTGCTCGGCTGCCACATCATGAATGATGAAAGCGTGGTCTTCGGTCTATCACAGAAAACGCCGGAACAGCGTAAAGCCGCTTACTGGCTCTGCGGGCTGGGCGTGGCGTTATTCTGGCCGCTCGGCACGCTGGTCGGCGCAGGCGTGGGTAAATTGTTGCCCGCTCCGGAAACCATCGGCCTGGATGCGGTATTCCCGGCTATCCTGCTGGCATTAGTGGTGCCAGCCTTTAAGAAGCGCACCACGCTTATTCGCGCCTGCAGCGGTGCAGTCATTTCACTCGCCGCCGTACCGTTTGTTCCGGTAGGGTTGCCGGTGCTGCTTTCATTGTTTGGTTTACTGGCGAGGAAAAAATAA
- a CDS encoding AzlD domain-containing protein — MANMTLFIAGIAILSIGTYLMRLGGAKLGSRLAFSERSQALLSDAATVLLFSVALATTFYEGEHFSGMARVLGVGFAVFLAWRKMPLIVVIIAAAVVTALLRLAGIN, encoded by the coding sequence ATGGCTAACATGACGCTGTTTATCGCCGGGATCGCCATCCTGTCGATCGGCACTTACTTGATGCGTTTAGGCGGCGCCAAGCTCGGCAGCCGTTTAGCGTTTTCCGAGCGCTCGCAGGCGCTACTCTCTGATGCAGCGACAGTGTTGCTGTTTTCCGTGGCGCTGGCGACCACCTTTTATGAAGGCGAACATTTTTCCGGCATGGCGCGCGTACTGGGCGTCGGTTTCGCGGTCTTCCTCGCCTGGCGCAAGATGCCACTTATCGTCGTCATTATCGCCGCCGCGGTGGTGACGGCGCTGCTGCGCCTGGCGGGCATAAACTAA
- a CDS encoding DUF1471 domain-containing protein yields the protein MKSIKTFVAVIALTASFGSFAAQSVTATASTMDSAEAKIAAQAQAAGASSYTITEAFTGNRVHMTAELNK from the coding sequence ATGAAAAGCATCAAAACTTTTGTCGCTGTTATCGCTCTGACTGCTTCCTTTGGTTCTTTCGCTGCGCAATCAGTGACCGCTACCGCCTCTACCATGGACAGCGCGGAAGCGAAAATCGCCGCTCAGGCGCAGGCTGCTGGTGCTTCTTCTTACACCATCACCGAAGCCTTCACCGGTAACCGCGTGCACATGACTGCGGAATTGAATAAATAA
- the fdhD gene encoding formate dehydrogenase accessory sulfurtransferase FdhD: MNKNPLEQIKNVTKITGYRQITLWKREDLQRSQPDEVAEEVPVALVYNGISHVVMMATPRDLERFAIGFSLSEGIIKNRQEIYGMDVVQACNGLEVQIELSSRRFMGLKERRRALAGRTGCGVCGVEQLNDIGKPVEPLPFSQTFALERLDLALEHLNDVQPIGCLTGCTHAAAWVRPDGVLAGGHEDVGRHVALDKLLGRRSEEGADWQQGAALVSSRASYEMVQKAAMCGVEILFAVSAATTLAVEVAERCNLTLVGFCKPGRATIYTHPQRLIGG; encoded by the coding sequence GTGAATAAGAACCCTCTTGAACAAATCAAAAATGTGACAAAAATCACGGGTTATCGCCAGATTACCCTCTGGAAACGTGAGGATTTACAACGTTCTCAGCCAGACGAGGTAGCTGAAGAAGTGCCGGTCGCCCTGGTGTATAACGGCATCTCGCACGTCGTGATGATGGCGACCCCGAGAGATCTGGAACGCTTTGCCATCGGTTTTTCCTTATCCGAAGGGATTATCAAAAATCGACAAGAGATCTACGGGATGGACGTGGTGCAGGCTTGTAACGGCTTAGAAGTGCAAATCGAGCTCTCCAGCCGCCGCTTTATGGGTCTGAAAGAGCGCCGTCGTGCGCTGGCCGGGCGTACCGGCTGCGGGGTGTGCGGCGTGGAACAGCTGAATGATATCGGCAAACCCGTTGAACCGCTGCCGTTTAGCCAGACTTTTGCGCTGGAGCGACTCGATCTCGCGCTGGAGCATTTAAATGATGTGCAGCCGATTGGCTGCCTGACCGGCTGTACGCACGCTGCCGCGTGGGTGCGTCCTGATGGCGTACTGGCGGGCGGGCATGAAGATGTGGGCCGTCACGTCGCGCTGGATAAACTGCTGGGTCGCCGTAGTGAAGAAGGCGCAGATTGGCAGCAGGGGGCTGCGTTAGTCTCTAGCCGCGCCAGCTACGAGATGGTGCAGAAGGCCGCGATGTGCGGAGTGGAAATCCTGTTTGCGGTTTCCGCGGCGACGACCCTGGCGGTTGAGGTAGCAGAGCGCTGTAACCTGACGCTGGTGGGTTTCTGCAAGCCGGGTAGAGCGACGATTTACACTCATCCGCAGCGCCTGATTGGCGGTTAA